TGGGGGCCTCGGATCCATGGGCCGCTGCCGCAGCCGCAGCCGACACTGTGCAGATGGATGTCCAGCCGGCTCCGGGAGCAGGGAATCAGCCGGCCGGAGCCCAGGGTGCGGGGGCCCAGGCTGCCGGCGCGTCAAGCTCCTCCGATGACCGCCAGGTGGACGAGAGCCGACCCTACGTGCTGCCCAGCACGGACCTGCTGGTCAAGGGCAAGCCCCACGCGGTCAGGACCCCGGCCAACGACGCGGTCATCAAGGCCCTGCAATCGACCTTCCAGCAGTTCGACGTGGACGCCAAGGTGGTGGGCTTCCTGCGCGGGCCCTCGGTCACCCAGTACGAGGTGGAGCTGGGCCCGGGCGTCAAGGTGGAAAAGGTCACCAACCTTCAGCGCAACATCGCCTACGCGGTGGCCAGCTCGGACGTGCGCATCCTCTCTCCCATTCCTGGCAAGTCGGCCATCGGCATCGAAATTCCCAACGTGGACCGCGAGATCGTCCACCTGGGCGACGTGCTGCGCTCCGACAAGGCCAAGCAGGACGACAACCCCATGATGACCGCTGTGGGCAAGGACGTGGAAGGCCACTATGTGACCGCCGACCTGACCAAGATGCCCCACCTGCTGGTGGCCGGCGCTACGGGTTCGGGCAAGTCCAGCTTCATCAACTCCATGCTGGTTTCGCTGATCATGCGGGCCACGCCGGAGCAGGTCCGCCTGATCATGGTGGATCCCAAGCGCGTGGAGCTGAGCGCCTACGCTGGCATTCCCCACCTGCTCACGCCCATCATCACCGAGCCCAAGAAGGCCGCCCAGGCCCTGGAGTGGGTGGTCAAGGAGATGGACGCCCGCTACGACGATCTGCAGTTCTTCGGATTCCGGCACATCAAGGACTTCAACAAGGCCGTGCTCGAGGGCAAGGTCCACGCCCCGGCCGGCTCCAACCGCAAGGTGGCCCCATATCCCTACCTGGTCGTGGTGGTCGACGAGATGGCCGATCTGATGATGGTGGCCAAGAACGATGTGGAGAGCTCCATCCAGCGGATCACCCAGCTGGCGCGTGCCGCAGGCGTCCACCTGGTTCTGGCCACCCAGCGGCCCTCGGTGGACGTGGTCACCGGCCTGATCAAGGCCAACATCCCCTCCAGGCTGGCCTTCGCCACATCGTCCTCCACGGATTCCCGGGTCATTCTTGATGCCACCGGTGCCGAGACCCTGATCGGCCAGGGCGACGCCCTCTTCCTGCCCATGGGTCAGGCCAAGCCCACCCGAGTCCAGGGAGCCTGGGTTTCCGAGTCAGAGATCCGCAAGGCGGTGGATTATGTGCGCACCCAGCGCAAGCCCCACTACCGTGAGGACATCGAGCAGATGGCCGACAAGGCGGATCACAAGAACGAGATCCAGGAGGAGATCGGCGACGATATGGACGAGCTGCTCCAGGCGGCAGAGCTGGTGGTGACCACCCAGTTCGGATCCACCTCCATGCTTCAGCGCAAGCTGCGCGTGGGCTTCGCCAGGGCAGGAAGACTGATGGACCTGCTGGAATCGAGGGGAATCGTAGGGCCATCGGAGGGTTCCAAGGCCCGCGAGGTACTTATTCAGCCGCCGCAGCTACAGCAGGCCCTGGCTTTCATCCGTGGGGATGCCACTTCCATGGATCCTGCCCCGGATGAGCAAGCGCAGGGCTGAACCTCGGTCCAAAAAGCCAGGCCTGGTCTACCGTTATGATGAAACTGCCGCCCGGCATCTATGTTGGACGGCCCGAGCGCACGAGTATCGCGTATAAGGAGTGGCAATGCAGGAGCATGCCGAGTCAGAGACCGGTCGTGAGAGGCGCAGGCTTCTCGAAGGATGGAACTCACCCCCAAACCTGGTCACCTACAC
The window above is part of the Bifidobacterium asteroides DSM 20089 genome. Proteins encoded here:
- a CDS encoding FtsK/SpoIIIE family DNA translocase; this encodes MTRKQQADARGRGRTASKDSQDPEPFWHKALLALPRGLGSLVRAVAGKNGDNSAYRKDGLCFVLVILAVLFCASEWFRVNGFLGRGLHALAAGVLGLCSIILPVVLLFAAFRLVCYTGREAGNLPVVGGLMVVLWSVCSILDVLMASDYRGFDMTAISGSGGLLGFFLGSPLAWGLSKVFAVIIFVLVAIFGLFITFRFHMSDLMAWLRGKGTRASSPASAQTAPNEVRLGDDTLPLAPGVPTHQESDQEDDQDSRKGGVAGWFSRLLHGRIGKDTDTHLERYEADEPFSQAASLEGSDQGDQTVQAAESDQVSTQNMPAVEAPATAALLDAREQGHPKVDPAALSGVGASDPWAAAAAAADTVQMDVQPAPGAGNQPAGAQGAGAQAAGASSSSDDRQVDESRPYVLPSTDLLVKGKPHAVRTPANDAVIKALQSTFQQFDVDAKVVGFLRGPSVTQYEVELGPGVKVEKVTNLQRNIAYAVASSDVRILSPIPGKSAIGIEIPNVDREIVHLGDVLRSDKAKQDDNPMMTAVGKDVEGHYVTADLTKMPHLLVAGATGSGKSSFINSMLVSLIMRATPEQVRLIMVDPKRVELSAYAGIPHLLTPIITEPKKAAQALEWVVKEMDARYDDLQFFGFRHIKDFNKAVLEGKVHAPAGSNRKVAPYPYLVVVVDEMADLMMVAKNDVESSIQRITQLARAAGVHLVLATQRPSVDVVTGLIKANIPSRLAFATSSSTDSRVILDATGAETLIGQGDALFLPMGQAKPTRVQGAWVSESEIRKAVDYVRTQRKPHYREDIEQMADKADHKNEIQEEIGDDMDELLQAAELVVTTQFGSTSMLQRKLRVGFARAGRLMDLLESRGIVGPSEGSKAREVLIQPPQLQQALAFIRGDATSMDPAPDEQAQG